One stretch of Bosea vaviloviae DNA includes these proteins:
- a CDS encoding tetratricopeptide repeat protein, with protein MKQSMDRGRNWLAAASITLALAGCDTVSSLGSQPAVAEIDTNSSADASVNIGSLSEVVSRNPNDPNAYNTRGAAYARVGRFSDAISDFTKAVQIDPNLASAYTNRALALRQSGRNDAALADFNRATTANPNYGPAYVGRANLLRQQGNSQQALADLNTAIRLNPESAEAFHARGLVYQKEGQHQHAISDFDSVIDRNPYNAPPYTARGQSLIAVGKYDAALEDFTASLNVDNRNAEAWAGRGLAYEKLGKKAEASESYQRALSLDGNNTTARAGQSRLGGGGLGGGLFRS; from the coding sequence ATGAAGCAAAGCATGGATCGCGGCAGGAACTGGCTGGCCGCAGCGAGCATCACCTTGGCGTTGGCAGGCTGCGATACCGTCTCCAGCCTCGGTTCCCAGCCGGCAGTGGCGGAAATCGACACCAACTCCTCCGCCGACGCGAGCGTGAACATCGGCTCGCTGAGCGAGGTCGTCTCCCGCAATCCGAACGACCCCAACGCCTACAACACGCGCGGCGCGGCTTATGCCCGGGTCGGCCGCTTCTCGGACGCGATCTCCGACTTCACCAAGGCGGTGCAGATCGACCCGAATCTCGCCTCGGCCTACACCAATCGCGCGCTGGCCCTGCGCCAGAGCGGGCGCAACGATGCCGCCCTTGCCGATTTCAACCGCGCCACCACCGCCAATCCGAATTACGGGCCGGCCTATGTCGGGCGCGCCAATCTGCTGCGCCAGCAAGGCAACAGCCAGCAGGCGTTGGCCGATCTCAACACCGCTATCCGCCTGAACCCTGAATCCGCCGAGGCCTTCCACGCACGCGGGCTGGTCTACCAGAAGGAAGGCCAGCATCAGCACGCGATCTCCGATTTCGATTCGGTGATCGACCGTAACCCCTACAACGCCCCGCCCTACACGGCGCGCGGCCAGAGCCTGATCGCTGTCGGCAAATATGACGCCGCGCTCGAGGACTTCACCGCCTCGCTCAATGTCGACAACCGTAACGCCGAGGCCTGGGCCGGGCGTGGGCTCGCCTATGAGAAGCTCGGCAAGAAGGCGGAGGCGAGCGAAAGCTATCAGCGCGCACTGAGCCTCGACGGCAACAACACAACCGCCCGCGCCGGCCAGTCGCGCCTCGGCGGCGGCGGGCTGGGCGGCGGCCTGTTCC